DNA from Agathobaculum sp. NTUH-O15-33:
TCTGGATCTGACGATCGCGGCGGAAAACGTACTGAGCGTGGAGCACACCAAAAAGCTGTTGCGGGAAGTAAACAGCCCGCGCCTGAAGATCATGTACGACACGCAAAACTACTATCTGGACCGCGGCTATTCGCAGATGGATATCCTGTGCGGCCTGCAAAAGCACATCGTACAGATCCATATCAAGGACGGCTATAACGGCACTATTTCGTCCGCCCTGCTGGGCCGGGGCGACGTGGGCTTTGCCGAGACCGCGGCGGCCATCAAGCGAGCGGGCTGCACCGAGTGGCTGCTGCTGGAAAACTATTATAACAAAAAGCCGCTCAGCCTGCTGGACAGCGACCCGTTTACGCTGTTATCCAGAGATATCAAGACCGTTCGCGCCCTGTTCTCCTGACCGGAGAAAAAACGGGCGGCAAAGGGAGGGGAGGAGTCTCCGCATGAATCAACCGCTTTTGGAAATGACTGCGATCAATAAGCACTATCCCGGCGTACACGCGCTCAAGGACGTGGATTTTGCATTGGAACCCGGCGAGGTCTGCGCCATACTCGGTGAAAACGGCGCGGGCAAGTCGACGCTGATGAACGTGCTCGGCGGCGTTGTGCCGCATGATACGGGCGCGATCACGCTGAACGGCAAAACGGTCGCCATACGCGGCACCAAGGACGCCGAAAGGCTGGGCATCGCCTTTATCCATCAGGAGCTTTCCCTGTTCCCGAAGATGGATATCGCCTCCAACATTTTCATTCAGGACATTCCCGCGCGCGGCGGTTTTCTGCGCACACGCAAGCTGAAAAGCGATACCGAAGCCATACTCAAGCGTGTGCGGCTGGACCACTGCCGCCCGGAGCAGCTGGTGGGCGACCTGAAGATCGGCGAGCAGCAGCTTGTCGAGATCGGGCGAACGCTGACGCGCGGCATCAAAATTTTGATTTTGGACGAACCAACCTCGTCCCTGACCTCGTCCGAGGTGGATATTTTATTTCAGATCGTGCGCGAGCTCAAGGAGCAGGGCACGGCGGTCGTATTCATCACGCACCATATGGATGAGATCTATGAAATCTGCGACACGCTGATGATCATGCGGGACGGCGAGCGCATTCTCAAATGCGGCGTGCACGAGATATCCCGCACCGAGGTCGTCGGCAAAATGCTCGGCCATACGGCCGAAGAGCAGTACAGCCACCCGGCCCGCAGGTATGGGAAAGAGGTGCTGTCCGTCAAAGGGCTGACGCGGCGCGGCAAGCTGCGCGATATCAACTTTACCGTGCGGCAAGGGGAGATGGTGGGCCTGTACGGTCTGCTCGGCTCGGGCCGCACCGAGGTGCTGCGCAGCATTTTCGGTCTGGACAAATACGACGCGGGCGAGATCGCAATTAACGGCGACGCGGCGGCCGTTCGCGACCCGCGCGAAGCCATCCGCCGGGGCGTTGCCATGGTAACCGAGGACCGGCATCTGGAAGGTCTGGTTTTAGACGAATCGGTCAAATTCAATATGACGCTGGCCAATTTAAAGGCGATCAAGGGCGCGGTCTTTGTCGATCCGAAAAAAGAGCTTTCGATCAGCCAAAAGGGCGTAACGGATCTGGGGGTCAAAACGCCGTCGGTCGCGCGGGCGGTCAAGTATCTGTCCGGCGGCAATCAGCAAAAGGTGGTGCTCGCCAAATGGCTGGCGACCGCGCCAAAGCTGCTGCTGCTCGACGAGCCGACGCGCGGCATCGATATCGGCGCCAAGCAGGAGATCTACGCGATCGTCGAGCGGCTGCTCGCGCAGGGCGTGGCGGTCGTCATGGTGTCCTCCGAGGTGCCCGAGGTGCTCGGCACCTGCGACCGGGTGATCGTGCTGAAAAACGGCGAGCAGGTGTGCGAGCTGCAAAACGACAGTTCTTTGCAGCCAGCAGCGCTTCTCGAAGCGGCCATGGGAGGGGAATGATATGAGTAAACGCGCGAAAACGCCGGGCGGCACGCAGAGCCGGCCGGTGCAGATCGGCCTGAAATACGGCATTTATTTGTTATTTCTGTTCGTTATTTTGCTGCTGGCGATCACCTGTCCCAGCTTCCGCACCATGGCGAACGCATCTAACGTCTTTTTGCAGGTCACGACCTATGCGGTGCTCGGCATCGGCATGACGTTCGTCATCATGACGGGCGGCATCGACGTATCGATCGGCGGCATCATGGTGTGCTGCGGCAGCGTGTATTCCATTCTGGCGCAAAGCGGCGTGTCCGAGCCGCTGGCGATCGGGGCCATGTTCGTGATCGCGCTGCTGGTCGGCACGGTAAACGGCGTATCGGTCGCTTATCTGGGCATGCCCGCGTTTTTGGCCACGCTGGCCACGCAGTGCATGTGCCGGGGCATGTCGCTCGTGCTAACGGGCGGCGTATCCTTCCGCAAGCTTGGCGCGAGCTTTACCTTTTTCGGCAAAACCAAGCTGCTCGGCGTACCGATCCAGATCTGGGTCATCGTCGTTCTGTTCTTGCTTGGCTACCTGCTGCTGCACAAGACCGTGTACGGCAGGGAGCTGACCGCTGTTGGCGGCAACCTGAACGCGGCGCGCGTGTCCGGCATCAACGATAAGCTGATCACCTGCAGCGCCTATATTCTCATGGGCCTGATCAGCGGCATCGCGGGCTATCTGAACATGGCGCGTCTGGGCAGCTATTACGCCGCCATGGGCGACGGTATTGAATTCATGGTCATCGCGGCGGTCGTGATCGGCGGCACCAGCATGGTCGGCGGCTCGGGCAGCATGATTGGCACGCTGGTCGGCACGCTGCTGATCGGCGTGATCAACAACGCGCTGAATCTATTCTCTGTCGCGGCGGAGTGGCAGAACGTGGCCAAGGGCTTCATCATCTTTTTGGCCGTGCTGTTCGATGCGGTCAAGAACCGCATGAAGCAGGCCGATTAATCCCTTATGTATGCGGGCATAGGGCCCGATACACATAAAACAGGAGGAGGAAAAATAAATGAAAAAGAGCATTCTTCGGCGAGGCAGTCTGTTCCTGACGGCGACGATGCTGCTGGGCGTGCTGGCGGGCTGCGGTTCCACCCCCGCGCCGGCCGACGGCGGGGACGCGGCAAACGCCCCGGCGGGCGATACCGGCGGCGAAAAGAAATCCATGGCGATCATGATGCACTCGGTAGCGGATGAATTTATCTACTCGGTCGGCAAGAAGGCGCAGGAATACGCCGAATCCGAAGGGTACGAGGTAAGCTTTTACAACGCGGATAACGAAGCGGACACACAGGCCTCGCAGATCAACGATGTGATCGCGGCGGGCGTGGACTGCATCGTGCTCGCCCCGGTCGACGCGGACGCAATGGCCGATTCCGTCACCGCGATCAACGAGGCGAACATCCCGGTCACGCTGATCGATCGAACGGTCACCGAGGGCAAGTTTGTTTCCGTCAACCAAGCGGATAACGTGCAGTGCGGCTATCAGGGCGCTACCGCGCTGGTCAATCAGGCCAAGGAGCAGGGGATCGACATCAAGGATTTGAAGGTGCTTGAGCTGATGGGCGATCAGGCCAGCACCTCGGGTTTGGAGCGTTCGCAGGGCTTCCAGCAGGCGGCGA
Protein-coding regions in this window:
- a CDS encoding sugar ABC transporter ATP-binding protein, which codes for MNQPLLEMTAINKHYPGVHALKDVDFALEPGEVCAILGENGAGKSTLMNVLGGVVPHDTGAITLNGKTVAIRGTKDAERLGIAFIHQELSLFPKMDIASNIFIQDIPARGGFLRTRKLKSDTEAILKRVRLDHCRPEQLVGDLKIGEQQLVEIGRTLTRGIKILILDEPTSSLTSSEVDILFQIVRELKEQGTAVVFITHHMDEIYEICDTLMIMRDGERILKCGVHEISRTEVVGKMLGHTAEEQYSHPARRYGKEVLSVKGLTRRGKLRDINFTVRQGEMVGLYGLLGSGRTEVLRSIFGLDKYDAGEIAINGDAAAVRDPREAIRRGVAMVTEDRHLEGLVLDESVKFNMTLANLKAIKGAVFVDPKKELSISQKGVTDLGVKTPSVARAVKYLSGGNQQKVVLAKWLATAPKLLLLDEPTRGIDIGAKQEIYAIVERLLAQGVAVVMVSSEVPEVLGTCDRVIVLKNGEQVCELQNDSSLQPAALLEAAMGGE
- a CDS encoding sugar ABC transporter substrate-binding protein codes for the protein MKKSILRRGSLFLTATMLLGVLAGCGSTPAPADGGDAANAPAGDTGGEKKSMAIMMHSVADEFIYSVGKKAQEYAESEGYEVSFYNADNEADTQASQINDVIAAGVDCIVLAPVDADAMADSVTAINEANIPVTLIDRTVTEGKFVSVNQADNVQCGYQGATALVNQAKEQGIDIKDLKVLELMGDQASTSGLERSQGFQQAAKELGFTIVSSLPTYWQSDTAYNDTLDAFQADPNINAIYCASDGVMADSVINALDQMQLLKKKGEDGHIIITTVDGTPGVIDYIKDGYIDAACAQPAFQMATDAVDYLGKALDGTEKMDGCFNNALAPVIITTENADSSELWGNNV
- a CDS encoding ABC transporter permease; the encoded protein is MSKRAKTPGGTQSRPVQIGLKYGIYLLFLFVILLLAITCPSFRTMANASNVFLQVTTYAVLGIGMTFVIMTGGIDVSIGGIMVCCGSVYSILAQSGVSEPLAIGAMFVIALLVGTVNGVSVAYLGMPAFLATLATQCMCRGMSLVLTGGVSFRKLGASFTFFGKTKLLGVPIQIWVIVVLFLLGYLLLHKTVYGRELTAVGGNLNAARVSGINDKLITCSAYILMGLISGIAGYLNMARLGSYYAAMGDGIEFMVIAAVVIGGTSMVGGSGSMIGTLVGTLLIGVINNALNLFSVAAEWQNVAKGFIIFLAVLFDAVKNRMKQAD